The Brachyhypopomus gauderio isolate BG-103 chromosome 1, BGAUD_0.2, whole genome shotgun sequence genome includes the window agtccGCCCAGGTTGGAGAGTGGGGAGTCCTGtggggaggagcccatggaccacTCCCGATGTGAGACCCCCGcacggtccatggactggagcgtggccgaggaggtgatgccggcgatggacaccacccccgataccggaaccaggggaggctggcctggcagaggaggggcttcctacgggaggttcccagagagggtggaggagcgccAGCAGGCTTATAGGGCGGCAAGCCCCTACGGCACTCCCGGAGGAGGTAGCCGCGGACCAGGGAGGACAGTTGCCGCGAGACACGCTGGTCGCACCGCCTCCAAGCGGGAAACAGGTcgagctgcacctcgcgcgcccACCGATAGTGCTGCCACCAAGCGggcgaccagtcgcgctgcacctcgcgcgtccgccagaCGTGCTGCCCCTAAGCGGGCGAgtagtcgcgctgcacctcgcgcgtccaccAGAAGTGCGTCCCCCAAGCGGTcggccagtcgcgctgcacccagcgCATCCGCTagccgtgcggcacctggcggtgaACGGGCGGAACAGGCGAGAGGTGTACCGCCTTCTGCAGCACCCCCAGTCCCCGGAGCTTTCTCTTCGCTGCAGGCTTTGCCTAAGGCGGGGAGCTTGGCTCCGATGATGAATGTTTGTGTACCGGTGTTTTTGtcagtcccagtgtttctccctaatccactgttcccgtttgtgccctttgtgttcagcgtccctgtgtgcatgtttgtgactgtgccattgtttaacgtattctcccctgtcttcccagggagggtgttctagagctgttcgcggcggttcccaccatcgggggagacggctctcggaggctcgtgaacccggcggctccggacctgcccgttggtattggttcggggcttttccAGCTACGCGGgaagctccgggagtagcgagcccctggtggagggttctgtcacggtcacagctccggacccttccctgtgggcgtgccactatgtcgtctgcgtgtcgttatgcccatgtatgcacttccgtgggtgtgggttgttcgtgagcgtgttcgtagtcgcacctgtgccttgtctcgagatcacgagggtttgtgttattcacctatttaatgtgcgttcgcgcagtgtcttgtgctcgtctttgtctaaagctacgtgtcagcgtgagtgtttgtgtgctacttgcgctccgcaccaagctatttcgtgttgtgtccaataaatgttgattgtgcaccgtaatcgtcgtggtgtctgcctcctgcacccAACGTTACAAATGCAAGTAAAGTTTTTTCTAAATTATTTTTCAACTTAGAAGGTGGTATTTATAATTGTTCAAAATATACTATCATGACCCTAGTATATTCACATCCTCAACTAATGAAGTATTCAATAGTCATATTACCATTAATTTAGTAATTTAAACATCTACTTTTTCACCTATGTTTTCAACTTTCCAGTGAGTGCACATGTGAGAGAGTCAATTCTTTCTTCAATTATAGTTCAAAACTATAATTGAATTATGGTTATGGTAATTTAATTCAATTATGGTTTTTACTAGACGGAACAAACACTGcccaaggtttgctgtgtctcgCAGCACAGCCTCATGAGCCTGGAGGAGATACCAGGAGGAGATACCAGCTCCTTTACGAGAGGAGAGCTAGACAGGACCACAGAATGGCATCAATCCAGCAGTAGGACCAAGAATATTTGCTCATTTATGCAAAGGAGGAAAATAAATCAGCAGTGCAAGATCCCTCCAAATGACATCCAGTGGCCTCCTGGTGATGTTTCTGCTGGGACAACCTGGATGAAATCCTCAAAGCCAATGACCTTGCTCTGGTGCAGCAGACTTTTGTCTTCATGTGACCAGAATGTGTAGGCAGGTCCTGGATGACAAAGGCATTGATGCCACTGACTGGATCTCATgctccccagacctgaatccaactTTGTCAGGACGGCAAACAATCACGTGGAGGTCAGACTTCAAGACTTTAGTCACATTATGAGTCACTGTAGTGAACTTCATGCAGATTGGACCAGCTAGTTGGATTTCAGATATTTACTTTGATTTTCTGTGGGATTCTGAATCCAGTGGGATTATGGTTTTGGATGGATTTTTACATCATTTGTtctcaacaaaatacacaatTTATATCAGTAAAGATTTTTAACTTGAATCTTTTGTCCATTGAGTTCAGGTATGTGATTTAAGTGTTCCCTTAGTTTTTTGAGCAGCACATTTTTAGACTTGGACATGTGTCTTAATTTTGCTTTTTGAGCATCAACATGTCTGTACCTTAGAGGCTAAAaccttctggttctggttctggttccaGACCTGTCCCTCCTCAAACAAGTTCTTCCGGACAGCAAGAGGCTCCGGGCTCGTTGGTAAGTCCATAAGACCTGGTTTTGTGTCTCTTGAGTTTTGACCACACAACTACACAgattaacacacaaacacaacaacgCATGTACAATGTTATTTGCATGGCATTTCCAACCAGTAGCTGGCGGACTCACTCATTCAATTTCTCATACAGCAATCAACTAGTTGGTGACACTACTACACCCTTGCAAGGGAAGTTCATCCCATGTCTGATAATGGAAAAGAATTGCAGCCACACTCAAGCATTGCAGTCACTGAACAGTCACATTCATCCTTTTCAAAGCAATTAGAGAAACTAGATTTTGGCTCCTGGATTATATTATCTAGAATTCAGAAGcaaagaatgaatgaaataaCATTTGTGAACATGTAGATAACACGTTTCGTACCTCAACTGCGTGATTGTACTGTTCCAGTCGGCTCTCGATCCTAGAGATGGTCACTGGAGGCTCAGTCTTCTTAACACTGttactgttttcaaaaacatttaCAGAGAGATATTTATTAAAATCGTTTAAGAAACATATAAGAAAATTACTCTTTGTGACACCATAAGACTGCCTCACATAAACTAGCAAGGGACCCCTGTTGAGGAGTCATGCAGACCTCCAGGCACAAGTGCCAGCGACCTCTGAGGCCGAGAAAGACAGCAggacgtacagacagcaggacgtacagacagcaggacgtacagacagcaggacgtacagacagcaggacgTACAGACAGAACGACGTACAGACAGAACGACGTACAGACAGAACGACGTACAGACAGCAtgacgtacagacagcaggacgTACAGACAACAGGACGTACAGACAGAACGACGTACAGACAACAggacgtacagacagcaggacgTACAGACAGAACGACGTACAGACAGCAtgacgtacagacagcaggacgtacagacagcaggacgTACAGACAGAACGACGTACAGACAGAACGACGTACAGACAGCAtgacgtacagacagcaggacaTACAGACAGCAGGACGTACAGACAGAACGACGTACAGACAGCAtgacgtacagacagcaggatgTACAGACAACAGGATGTACAGACAACAGGACGTACAGACAGTAGGACATACAGACAGCAGGACGTACAGACAGCAtgacgtacagacagcaggacgTACAGACAACAGGATGTACAGACAGCTGTCCATTCTGCAGTCACCAAAGAATATGAATGACTATGCAAGAATGACTATGACATATTAGcattataaaatgttaaaggtaCCTATTAGCTTCAGTTTAAAGGTGATAACATGTGTTCCTTCTGATAACACAAATGGTTACAGAGATATCTTGAGCTACTCAATGTAACATGATTTTGAGGTTTAACTGGCAAGTAGCCACTAAATACTTCACTCAACACTATTCTCACTAGTCTCCTTGAGGTTTGTTTTACTTGAAAGGCACTACATACATATGTAACAAATAAATGAGATAAGCTCAAACTGCTATTGATTTGCAGTGTTAGTGTCTGCATGACTGGTACCTGAATGGAATAATTGTAATTTGCAAAACATTTGGATCAGAATTATCTCAAAAACCCATAGACACTAGGCCCACAGGTGTCAAGAGAGTTCAAATAAAAGTATCTATGCAGATATACTCCATATCTCCATCCTTGTCCAGTGCATATCAATGCCACCTGTAAGTGTAAAATTAAGGTGCAATTTGAAACAATCACacaaaacacttctacacttccAACAATATAAGCCATGTTACAGAGCTCACAGGGAATGGCTAACCTACCCCCCTCCCAGTCTAACAAGCTACGCTGCATCGGCAAAGTTGAAATAGGCACAGCAACTGTGCTAGAATAGCTATAAATAGCAGTCTACTTCTCTAGAGTGATATCTTCAACTGTGTGACAAGCAGGCTGACTGAGCAGTGAGGTGACTGTGTATATGAACTAGTTAGTATCTGCACAGCCAGAGCTGACGTAGGCCAACATCTTCACATACTGCAGGTCCAACAGAAAAACTAAAGACAAGTAAAGTTATACTAAACTACCTCAGCAAACCAGTCcagctaaaaaaaaaataaaaaataaaaacaaaatagtAGCAAAGTAGTGTGGTTTGCTactattttgtattttatatgtATGTCCAGAGCTTGTGCTTTGTCCTGGTCTTAACCTTCTCCATTTCCACCACACTCTCATAACCTGAGTGTGATCCCACAGGGGCATAACTCTCATAACCTGAGTGTGATCCCACAGGGGCATAACTCTCAGGGGCTCTGCTGCCACTTCACATCAAGATATctgttaattgaatataaaaggTTATTTCTGTCTGTGAAGCATCCTGTGAAAGGCACTATGTAAAtttaaataataacaataacaaaacaagatcaataataataataattattattattattattattttttttatgtaataaTTTGTCAATGTAAATCGCCATGACTTACATTACATTGGTGCCAAGATGTTTATCAATTCATCAAAGGAATTTCTGAGAATGTACAtcagtgtgtgttgtttgtgtgtggatgtatcTATGAGTACACATATCAACTGCTGATTTTAGTCATATTTGATAACATTATCACAGTCCAGGATATGTTCTGTTGATCTTCGCTAAAGTCATATTATGTGGGAGTCTATATGTTATAACTAAACTCACCTCTTCTTGACAGAGCGACTCAGAGATTCAGTCCTCTCAGAAATCTGTAAATGAGTAACAACATGGCATTTGAAACACATTTGTCCAGATTCTTTAGTGTCTTTGTGTGACTGCAGATCAAAGCCTTTGGGTGTTCAGCAATATGCAGACATGCAAAGGCATCACACACTTGtggacacacaggcagacagcaCTGACTcaccgaacacacacacacttctgtcagGCCCTTTGCATCCTAATCCTGAAACCAGCAAGCACATACAAATGTACAAAaagacacatgtacacatgggtgttcacacacacacacagccatgtaGAGAGCCATGCATACATACAGTCAGCATCTTAGCAGAGATTTTGGTGACCACACACAAGAAAAAGAAATAGctcagagtatgtgtgtgtgtgtgtgtgtgtgtgtgtgtgtgtgtgtgtgtgtgtgtgtgtgtgtgtgtttgtgtgtgtgtgtgtgtgtgtgtgtaagtgctgttcATTTACGAACAGCGAGCACACCacctcctaacacacacacacacacacacaaatttgcACATGCAGATATTCACAACAAAGCTTTGAAAAGCATTGACGCATATTGAAACATTCATTGAATTTGTGGCCTTATAACAATCGATGAATTCCACAATCTAAAGTGAGGGCATTTAGAGTTGAGCTCCTGAAACTcatgtaaaaataataaatttattattaattaattgttGCTAAACCAACATCTATAATCTGTAAAGGGATCTTGTAACAGGTGAGGGTTTGAGGATGCAGAGATGAGTATCATGTAAAACATGTAGTTTATTTAGTATAAGCTACTATGTTAGGTAGCTCTATATAGTACTCAACATATAACGTAGTGGACTCACAAACATAAGCACGGGACAAGACTAACTCACACAATATATATTCGTAACAGAATGAGCACCGCGTGtaacacataaacaaacagccacacccacaggaagtacatatagaCGTAGACACAGATATACACGCCCGAAGGGAGGAGTCCGGGGCAGTGCCATGACAGATCTGTAAACATTTACATTATATTACTACATTATGAAAGTGATTTGTAGTCTTAAATATGTATTTTCACAATTTTGATAATATAaaatttttttctatttttgtgCATGTTTAAGTgttcaaaagatcattttaaaaagtattataacAAAAGAATTATAAGAAAAGATTATACCACAGCATTCAAACCATATTTGTCTCTATTACAAATGTTATGTTGCAGTGTGATGTTGTATGGTGTAATGTGAATTTATGTGTAATGACATTGCATAACACTCCTGCAGTCCAAGTGTTGCGCTGTTTAACATTGTCTTAATAGCTACATTACACAATAGTTAATGCAATGTCTTGTCACAAACTGTTGGACAGAGTACACAATGTCAGTGATAATAGCCAATGATTATTTTATCATCATTGTTGGCGATGCTCTAATGCTGCTGTATGTTATGGTATCAATGCACTGTTTACCATGAGAGTGGTACTCAGGGGGCTAAAGGGTTCATCTGCTTCGGAGGTAGACAAACTTAGTCTTTTCATCCGCTCCATCAcacctcttctctttctctccctctcttcttctctcatcTTCACTCTCTGCTCTTCTGTTTCCTGTTTTACTTTCCCCTCTTCGGTCTGGGGAAATGAACTGAACTAGAAATCATACCAAATCACAAATgtttttgagtgtgtttgtgaacatCTGTAAATGTTTGGCTTTATGCTACATGTGtgactgattgtgtgtgtatacctctTCATGAGATAGTGTATGTTCTTCTTTCATGATGTGGTTTAAGTTTTCACCGACCTCTAACTCTGTCACAGTCTCTCATCCAAACTACATAAAAAAGAGAAACAcggagagacaaagagaaagcaAATTTAATGTGCATAAAGCAACAAAATAGGTAAACATAATAGATTTTGTATTTTACCTGTTTGCACTGAGCATGGAGCTATCCCCACCAGAGTCCATATCGTATGTGGCTTTACTTAATTAACTGAGCGTAGGGCGGACACATGCTTGCAGGAAGTTGTGAAACACATCTAGTGGTGGTTGAACATTTCTCAACTCAGTGAAATGTGGTATGTAGAATTATAACTGATCTCAAGCAGAATCAGTTCTGGTTGACCTAATGAATCATTGCAATTAGGATATGAGAAGAATAAAGAACCTACACGTCTTCTTCCTCTGCAAATTCTGTTGCATGACGTACTGTGGTTTAGAGAGAAAGATAAGAGCATTCCTACTTCAATCTGTTTTTATATTGAAACATTTAATGATCAGTTTTTGTTTGCACTGAATCAGTTCTTTACGTGGTGTACCAGTGCCATCACAGTTTCTTCCTCTGAGGTGATAGTATCACTTCTCACTTCCTACTAGAGGGGAGGTTTTGAGGCACAGGAAGTTTTCATCTCCTTCCTGTTTTGCTTCACATTGACACAAAAACAGAAGAGTAATCTTATATCCAATCACAATGCTGTAAACAACCAGTGTCAGTCCTTTACTTGAGTTTATGTTATGAATGCATTACAGTAGGATAATGTTTAATGAATGACATTGATGATTACTACTTACAGTTTCACTTCTGTCATATCTGCCCTTCCCACTCATGTCATCCTGTCTTCCCACTCATGTCATCCTGTCTTCCACTACCCACCATGCTGGgtttttctcttcctctctgctcttctctctcattctctccccaTTCAGCAGCCTCAACGTTGTGTTCCTCATTATCCTCATCTCGCTGCTGAGGAagagggggtgtggtcagggggtggggtcagggtcagggggTGGGGTCAGGATACATAGGGCAGGGGCCACATGCCCATTTGAGCCCATTATTTACTGTTTGCTGTGCTGGGTGGGGCTGCAGaagtcagacctaggtggcaaccctattgccttctgatcggaaataaacctccaaactccgaaatttacacaaagtcttggcataatcacaaatagttgccaatggtggcacatggttcccatttattgacaacacgaaaacaaaacaaatgctccttaaatgtccagtgcttgaaggcgtctgtcattattgctgcttgagctgaaactgaaccgcgcgcttgctgcagcacagaaacaagcgggAAACAGCGATATAGGGCGggaagcaataaaaatatcattaaatatttcgcaaaggtttttgtttatattttaaaaatgtaactaaaattgtaattcctaatttttccagaagtaactgtaattgaattacatattttcttattgtaactgtaacgaattacagttacactttttttgtaattaaattacgtaacgtcgttacatgtaattcgttactccccaacactggtATTAGTTTCACATGTGTCTCGTTAGTGCCTGtgcctgtgtatttaaaccctgtgttttACCCGTTGCTGGTCATTGCATGTAGCTCCTGGATGTTTGGTTCTGGTTTCTGCTTTAAAGGTctgtctgttttgtttctgtctTGTATGTGTAGTTCTCATTCTGTGGTTCTGTTCTGTTTAGTCATTTATCCTGGCATGTTCTTTTCTTGTTTTAGTCCTGTTGCCTTTTTGATTTGTAAGTACCATGAGTTTGAGTGCTGTTTGTGAGCTTTCTGTTTCATGTCTTTGTTTCTAGCTTTCATGTCACCCTGCTTCAGTGTTGGTCTATTTGGATAAGGTATGGTTTGTCTTTGTATTATGTCTGGAAAGCAAACAAACTGACTTGTTTCCTGTTTCTATCCCTATCAGATGCCTATAAAGCAGCCTTTGGATGATTTAGTGATAGTCTCATTGTGGCATAGTCTAAAATGGTCTGAAATAAGTTCATTTCATAAGTTCTGAATTTTAAGTCTGAAATATCGTATCCGCATTTTAGTAGAAATATCTGACTGCTTTGGGTTAGACAATCACAGCTAGAGGTGGCCAGATCCCCCAACATGGGGGATATTCCTTTTAAATATGACACCTCAATGCAACTTGTATGGAGAGGAACTAGTGGTATTCGCTCCCTACAGTTTAAAACAAACATGGAGACATCACAGAGAGCAACAAGAGGAAGTATTCACACTGGAGGAGGACACTACATGAACCTGCAACACTGAGACGGGATCCTGCCACAGTGCAGGGACACACATGTCCTGTGGAGACACCGTCCCACTGGCTGCCCTGAACCGCCACTGTCTTTCAGCCTTCTCTGCACATTCCAGGCTGCGCTGAGCTGTGATCCTAGGACCACAGGCAAATATACAGACATGCATACTGTTTAGTAGGCTAGATATGTTCTTATTGCTAACTTAATTAGTATTGGCGTCTGCACTTTTAATGCAAAAGATAAACAAATTGTGCATTGTGCTAAGTTACTGAATTTTCTTGATTTCCACAAAATGTCTTTTGAGCAGGCCAATGAGACGAACCTCTTTAACCACTTCATTCAGCccatgaaccccccccccccccctcactgtaGCCGCATCTCCCTCTCATGGTCATAATTTTGTGTAGAATTTTGAGGAGAGATTAATTTAATCCAATTTGGAATAAGGCTGTAGCGTAACAAAATGTGGAAGAAGTGAAGCGCTGTCAATACTTTCCAGATGCACTGGATTTGTGCTTGTGTTGACAAGTCAGTAAAACCTCAAAAAGgctaatttttttttcaaagaaatGCTTGTTGCCTCACAGGGTTAGATTTTCCTGATTCCAGTACCTGTGCACCATATTATAGATTTGTTGTTTGAGTTTGGTGTGTTTGGGCTTGGTCTGTGACACTGATACATTTGGCCAGTAGACATGGGCCACAGTCAATGTTGAATCATCATTAGGCTTTCAAAAACCTTGTCTAATTTTTTATCATGACAATTTCAGAAGTGTTTGGAAGTGTTTTCTGATTTTGCGATCCTTTTCAAGTCTCACTTTGTAGTGCCCTCTGCTGGAGTGACTAATGTCAGACAGCACTTCTTTTCTTCCTGTTGGGGACAAAAtggagaagaaagaaaaatggagGAGGAGACACAGTGTCCACACTGGGGGACTTTTAGCAGTCTGGGGACTTTTAGAAGGAAATAGGATTATCCTGTTTGTTGATGTTTTAACCCACCGACTCCCCTAAATAATGAAATGTTCATTATaatagatagatactttattgtcattgcacatGTACAACGAAATTGAGCAGCAATCCCAAGGTGCTAGACGTAgacatataataaaataaaaactgtaatacacaggtaaaaaagaaaaaatacaaaatagtGCTAATTTGTTACATTgatctgtgagagagagagaaagtgtgtgtgtgtgtgtgtgtgtgtgtgtgtgtgtgtgtgtgtgtgtgtgtgtgtgtgtgtgtgtgtgtgtgtgtgtgtgtgtgtggatgtgttcagTTCCCGCACAGCACTAGGATAGGAGCTGTTTTTGAGTCTTTTAGTCCTGGATGCGATGGACCTGAAGTGTTTTCCCGAGGGCAGCTGCTGGAATAGATGACGTCCAGGGTGGGAGGAGTCTTACAGGATGTTGCAGCCCTACTGAGGCAGTGAAGCTGAACAGGAGTTTCAGGCTGGCCAGTGGGCAGCCGGTGATCTTCTGGGCCGTGTTGATCACTCTCTGTAGTGCTCCCCTTTCTGCTGCTGTGCCATGTTGAGATGCAGTATGTCAACACGCTCTCAATGGCACAGCAATAGTAGGACATCAGCAGATTTTCCTGAAGGTTGTTTTTCCTGAGAACTCTAAGGAAATAGAGTCTCCGCTGTGCCTTCTTGACCGCAGCCATGGTGTTTGTCATCCAGGAGAGATCTTCGGAGATGTATGTACCCAGGAATCTGAAGGAAGGAACTCTTTCCACAGAGTCTCCGTTTATGAATAGTGGTGTGGGGTCTGCACGTTTCCTCCGGAAGTCTATGATGAGTTATTTTGTTTTGGAGGAGTTCAGGGAGAGATTGTTCTCTGCACACAGCCAGTCCCTGGACCTCATCCCTGTAGGCGGTCTGCTCTCCTCCAGATATGAGTCCCAC containing:
- the lsp1b gene encoding lymphocyte specific protein 1 b codes for the protein MKEEHTLSHEEFSSFPQTEEGKVKQETEEQRVKMREEERERKRRGVMERMKRLSLSTSEADEPFSPLSTTLMISERTESLSRSVKKSNSVKKTEPPVTISRIESRLEQYNHAVELCGQNSRDTKPGLMDLPTSPEPLAVRKNLFEEGQVWNQNQNQKVLASKPDEVTPGDVRHIKTLWETLETSAQAPGGKASSGKRFKFVETGYGKYERILVGDSDDINYTNEKQSQQDPEDL
- the LOC143515416 gene encoding uncharacterized protein LOC143515416, which translates into the protein MPGYATRAPKGKRRSRRHHGSSPVRRRESPVTEQTMQQHPMCAYLLCAARETEDEEMADGIRQSAVRIWRELHPPASLGRPPRAVDSSGSEDRRAPPLDFPEEESSGPFMVGVGAFALTPPEDEFGSEDSGEESEGEASCPSPTSAAPLTSDEERETSPTPSVCSDAYEHPEKAEGNVSPPPSVCSDSTVYYGEGENVSPPPSLHSETTVCYGERGSASPPPSVGSSSFVSEDESEESEGESLPSVCSLPTVYKGGGSGPDSPPRLESGESCGEEPMDHSRCETPARSMDWSVAEEVMPAMDTTPDTGTRGGWPGRGGASYGRFPERVEERQQAYRAASPYGTPGGGSRGPGRTVAARHAGRTASKRETGRAAPRAPTDSAATKRATSRAAPRASARRAAPKRASSRAAPRASTRSASPKRSASRAAPSASASRAAPGGERAEQARGVPPSAAPPVPGAFSSLQALPKAGSLAPMMNVCVPVFLSVPVFLPNPLFPFVPFVFSVPVCMFVTVPLFNVFSPVFPGRVF